The genome window GTAATTGAAGAATTGGGCTTTACTTACATGGGCCCGGTAGATGGACACAATTTGGAAGAGTTAATTGCCACTTTCAAACAAGCCCATACTATTCAAGGGCCGGTGTTGGTTCATGTGGTGACGGTGAAAGGCAAAGGATATGCGATCGCCGAAAAAGATCAAGTAGGATATCACGCCCAAAATCCCTTTAACTTAGCTACCGGCAAAGGCCTTCCCTCCACTAAACCCAAGCCTCCAGCTTACTCGAAAGTCTTTGCCCACGCCCTGGTCAAGCTAGCAGAAAATAATCCGAAAATTGTCGGCATTACCGCTGCTATGGCAACCGGAACCGGTCTGGATAAACTTCAGGAAAAACTGCCGAAACAGTACATTGATGTAGGCATTGCCGAACAGCACGCCGTGACTTTATCCGCTGGTTTAGCCTGCGAAGGCATGCGCCCGGTTGTGGCAATTTACTCGACATTTGTGCAGCGGGGATACGACCAAATAATTCACGATGTTTGCATCCAAAATTTGCCAGTTTTCTTCTGTTTGGATCGCGCCGGCATTGTCGGTGCTGACGGGCCAACTCACCAAGGGATGTACGACATTTCTTTCTTGCGGTGCCTGCCAAATATGACAATTATGGCACCAAAAGATGAGGCAGAATTGCAGCGGATGGTAGTCACGGGAATCAACCACACCAGCGGCCCGATCGCCATGCGTTACCCGCGCGGCAACGGTTACGGCGTGCCTTTGATGGAAGAAGGTTGGGAAGAGGTGCCGATCGGCAAAGCCGAAATTCTCCGCAACGGCGACGATTTGCTGATATTGGGTTACGGTTCAATGGTTTATCCGGCGATGCAAACTGCCGAGATTTTGAGCGAACACGGTATTGAAGCAACTGTGATCAATGCGCGTTTTGTCAAGCCTTTGGACACCGAATTAATCTTGCCTTTAGCACAGCGAATCGGCAAAGTTGTCACAATGGAAGAAGGCTGTTTGATGGGAGGCTTTGGTTCAGCAGTAGCCGAAGCTTTGTTGGACAATAATGTTGTTGTTCCAGTGATGCGATTGGGTGTACCCGATACATTGGTAGATCATGCAACGCCTGAACAATCATTTGCCAGTTTGGGATTAAATCCGTCGCAAATGTGCGATCGCATCTTAGCAACATTCAGCCGCAAACAGTCTCCTGTTAGCGTGTAAATAGCTAAAATCGTAGGGTGCGCCTAGCGCACCTTACCATTCGAGACAAATCCTAAGAAATACCCGATCTATGACAGTGTAATAAAACGACCCCGCAAGTCAATCGATTTTAGATTTTAGATTTTAGATTTTAGATTGACTTGCGCGAGATAAATGCTCTTTCTTGAGGATTTTCGATTTGAGATTTGGGATTGATTCCACGGATCGATCGCGTGGCGGGTACCACCTTTGAAATTCTTGATCGGATGGTGTCACATTCAGAACTCTACCTAAAATTTGACCGTTTGAAGCAATTTGAATCGTAGTAGCGTCATAACTACCATTGCGATCGGGATCTAAATCGGCTAAAGAAATTTTGCTTTCTTGAGGAAATCTCCCCGAAACCAACCGAATATTTTGCAGTGGTACTGAATAAGTGGTGAGTCTGACGTTTGCCTCCGTTAAACCATTAGTAAGACCAATTCGATCCAGAGAGTTTTCAAAGTCTAGAATTATATCCCACGCCTGTACGCTACTGTTAGGGTTGCGCTTGGGATCTCCTAAAACAATATCCGTTCTTAGGACGAACACATCACTACCCGTTCCACCTTTATATAGAGTGTAACCCAGGTCGCCGCTCAGAGTATCGTTACCTGCACCTCCATCTAAGAAATCATCACCTCGACCGCCATTCAAAATGTCGTCTCCGTCACCACCTGCGATATAATCATCACCAAGACCGCCAATGAGAGAATCTCGACCAACTTCGCCGTATAAATCATCTTCGTCTCTACCGCCTTGCAAGTTGTCATTGCCATCACTACCGAATAAAATATCTTGACCAGCATTTCCGTTGATGATTTCACTCTCCAACGAACCTCTAATTTGATCGTTTCCTTCTAAAGCAAGAACACCTCCAGGGAACTGAACCATCAAACCAGGGGGGACTGTAAAATTATCAGGATTAGGAGTCAAGTTGAAAGTGTTTTCCATAATTGATTTCAGCAATATTCAATTAAACCAATAAATATATTACCATCTGACACAGCGGAGAAAAAGCAATGACTAACGTAAAACCAAATCGTACCGTGCGGCGGGGAAGACTGTTCCCAGAGATTCAGTGGTCAGAAGAAAAAAAAGCCCAGTGGCGAGCTGAAAGAGTGGCATTTTATCAGCGCTGCAAACCTATTTTCGATCGCCTCAAACCCGAATTGATTAAAACCCACTACAACTGGTACATGGCCGTTGAACCCGACAGTGGGGAATATTTTATCGACAAGGATGATATGCAAGTTGCAAACATAGCCCATGAGAAATACCCGAAAGCTAAATTGCACGTTTTTCGGATCAATGAAACCGGAGTTTGTGGCACAATATGATTCAAGGAAGATTTGGTGAGGAGGACGAGCTATTTTTGGAAGTTGAACTTATTGCTGAGAACGGCTTAGAATTACCTGTTGATGCTCTGCTTGATACTGGTTTTTCTGGCTGGCTAGCAATGGACAGTCAGGATTTAGAGGCACTTGATTGGACATATGTGAAACAAGAAAAAATGCGAACAGCTAAGGGAGAATTCGATTTTGAAATTTATGTAGGAAAAGTGCGTATTGAGTACCTAGAATTTGACATTCCCGTTCATGTGGGTGACGGAGTACCGGAAATTTTAATAGGCCGACAGTGGCTGAAAACTCGGCGGTTAGTAGTTGATATGTCTGCAGATATTTTGACATTGGAAGCGAGTTAAAAGCAAAATGAATTTAAAAAGTGTTGACATAGTAATAGTAGGAGCAGGCCCAGCAGGCGGTCACTGTGCGAGAATCCTAGCCCAATCCGGCCACAAAGTCTTGCTGGCAGAGCAAAACGACAATTTTTATAAAAATGACTTTTCTAGCGCCGCCACGCCTCTAGAAACCCTCGCTAAATTCGATTTACCAGAGTCCGTTATCGGCAGTTTTTGGCACAAACTTACTATTGAAACTAGCAAAGTCAGTCAAACTTGGGAGTCTCCCGAAAGCTTGGGAGTTGTTCTCAACTTTGCTAAATTTAGAGCATTTTTGGCCAGCGAAGTTGAGCGATTTGGCGGTGAAGTTTGGCTTGGTTATCGCTACACCGGACATTCACAAAGCAAGGGCGAAACTACTGTCGAATTTAAACAGTTATCCGACGGTCAAATTATCAAAGTTAGCACTAAAGTATTGGTTGATGCTACTGGCTTTGCTAGGGCGATTATGTACGAAAAAGAGAATGATAAGCCTGATTTTTTGTCGGGAACCGGAATCGAATATTTAATTGAAGTTGAACCAGAAGTTTATGCTAAATATAGCGGTGATTTAATCTTGTTTGTGGGTGATAAATGGATGCCTAAAGGTTATTCTTGGATATTTCCAATGGAACAAAATAGGCTGAAAGTTGGTGCGGGACGCATTTTTTTAGAGCAGAAAACGCTGAGGCATTTGTCACCGCTGAAAAAATATATTGATTTACTGATTGATGAATATCTGAAGTCTAAAAATTATAAAATTCTTGACAAACACGGTTCCATGCTGAAGTACAGTCGTGGTTTGAAGGATATTTATTACAAGGATAATATAATTGCGATCGGCGATAGTGTTTCGACAGTAAATTTTTTGGGTGGCGAAGGCATTAGACACGGGATGGATGGTGCCCAAATCGCCGGGAAATATATTCAAAGGTATTTGGAGGGGAAAATCTCAGATTTTCGGGATTATGAGACGGAAATGCACCGCAAGTTCGATCGGAAATGGCATATTTCGGAACGGTTGGCGGTGAGAAAGTATATCGATGATGTTAATGATGAACTTACCGATAAAATAATTTCTTATTTAAAGTATATGAAAACTGAAGAGGTGATGGATATTTTATTTTATTATAAATTTGAGAAAATTTCCCGAGGGTTAGGCGGTTATTTGCAGAGAAAAATCAAGGAATTGATTAAGAAATTTCACTGGTAAGGTGCGCCCGTTAAGAGATTTTAGTGGAGGGAAAAATCTCGCTGATTGACCGAAAGCATCCAGGATACAAGCCCCCGGATTCATCCGTTCAGGAAGAAAAAACCTGTATCCAATGAAACTTTCCCCCCGAATTTATCCGTGGGGTCAATGCTTCAATTCTTTAATCTAAAATCTAAAATCTAAAATCGATTGACGTACCTTACTAAGGATCGTGAATTAAATAAAATCCACTTTTCATGACTGTTGTGGGATGGGCCTTCCTATCCCGTCTATCGGGGACGGGCGGGACGCCCATCCCACAAGAAAAAAGGGAAATTATTTAATTGACGATCCTAAGCTAATTTTAAGGCATTTTCTGCGGTGACTTGAATGCGGGGCAGCGACAATAAAGAATCGTCAAAACTGCTAAAATTTAATGTATATGATACACCAAATGTATATCCACTCGCTCCAATTAAATGCGCTACAATTGGATCGACATCGCCGTAAGGATAGGCAAAACATTTAACAGATTTCTCTAATCCCCGTTCCAAGATAGCACGGGATTTGGCCGCCTCCCGCACAATTTCTGTCGGCGACAATGCAGTCAAAGGTTGATGAGTAGCAGACATAGAACCGAATTCAATTCCTGCATCCCGCAGTTGCAAAATTTCTGGCCATCCCATTAACGGCACTTCTTCAAATTCGGCTTTTTCCCAACTATTTGTCTTTCCTATTGACTCCGCTACGAGAAAAACAGTTGCTGTAAAATCAAAGCGTTTTAGCAGAGGCCAAGCATATTGGAAAAAGTCGAGATAGCCCCCGTCAAATGTCATCAATACAGCTTTACCGGGTAAAGGAGTTTTAGCCAGTTTTGCGCTTCGCCAATTTTCCCAACTCGCACTGTAATAACCCAGATTTTTGAGATTGTGTAACTGTTGTTCAAAAATTTGGGGAGTAACTGCGTCTAAACCGTCAGGAGAAATGCGGCGGTAGGAGAGAATCGGGAGTTTTTGTGTAACGCTATGATTGTCCAAAAGTTGAGGTTTCACCGAGTGAGAAACTTCCCGATAAGAAGATTTTGAGCAAATGATTTCCGGTGCGTAAAATACTTGCTTGGGAAACTCGTTTTCTTGGGGAATTTGCATTGTCGGTTCCCCCGCGATTGCCGCGGCTGACTCGATTTCCTGAAGCGCCGCCGCCGGGAGTGAGGCGCGGCGGCTGACACTCGTCCCGATCGCACCCGATCGCCTGCCGAACATCACCGCATTTTGGGGGTAAATGCCCCCAGCACCCGGTGCATTCAACCAGTCGGGCAAATTAGACCTTTGTCGAGCACAAGAGGCTAAGCGCGATCGCAGCCACTGCTTGCCGTTGAGTGGTTTTCCCATCAAAGCTTCTCGCACGGCGGCGACGCACAACTCAAAACCCATATTTCGAGTAATTGTCGATCGCAATTTTTGAGCCGACACAAAATTATTTTCCACCGCCACAGTGACAATACCGACAGCAACGCCGCCTACTTTCACCAGCACGTCTATTTCAGAAAGCTCAACTTTTATATTAGCAAATTCTTCGCTAACTTCTACAGCAATCAAATCTTTTTCGAGGGTAATTGTTGGAACTTCATCTGCTATTTCTGGCTTGTAGAAATCCTCCAAATGCCAATGCGGACGCCCCCATAATTCTTGCAGAAATAGCGTCCAGTCATGTTTAGGATGGAATGGTTCCAGCAAATTTTCCCACAATTTATTGCCTTTTTCGCAGCGATTGCGTTGAAAGAAGCGATCGAGAATTTGCCAAGCAAACTGGGCTGCAACCGCATCCGCCAAAACCGCAGCCGCAACCATGCCATCGCAAATCGGCAATTCAATAATACCGAGTTTAATTCCTTCTAGTTGGATCGTACAGGACAGGCGATCGCATATTTGCAGAGCGTAAATATCCGAAATTGGTTCGCTCACTTCCACCGCAACTTTCCAGGCAATTTCACCCTTGACTCGCTGAATTTTCTCTAAAATATATCTGATTTCATTTCGAGTAAAAATTTTATGATACTTGTGAACGTTACTACTTTTGACATCTCTCTCAATTCCTTTGTGCCAAGGTAGATTTAAACTGAGCTTCGCGGCTTTTTCTTGATAATTAACGAGCATTGTACCGTCATATTCAATGCCCATGAAATTACAAATTTCTCCTAGAATTTGTGTTTTGTTATCTAAAAGCTCCTCATATTGAACTAATATATGATGGGATTTATTAATATATTTGTGGCTAGTTAACATCGCGTGTTCCCAGCGATTGATACAGTGGTTTAAATCCCAACCAGCGCCCCACAATTCGTTAAAACTCCTAGTAGCCTCATACATAGAAGCTATTGTATCCATACCGTTTCGCAAAATATGTATAAATTTCGCATCCGGCAAAAAGCGCTCTATGTCATCAATAAAATATATGTGTTCCGGCGTTTTTTCCAACCAAATGCTTTTTTTTTGTTCGGCAGCCAAACCATCCAAAACTCTCACAAACCAACTAGCTTTAGCTTCCACAGTTTGGCTGTCATCAAAATCTTTCAAAAGTTCAGGACGTTTAATCTCATCCTTAAAAAAAGCTTCCATTCTACCTGGCAACTTGCCCGCAAACTGATCGTATAGCAAATAGTGAAAAAACTTAGATTCCGGAAAAGAAATAACTTCGGGATGAGCAGCTAATAAGCTTTGAAGAATTGTTGTGCCACTGCGAGGCGAGCCTAGGAGAAATATGCGTTTCATAACAACATTTTGCTATAATTAACTTAACGGTAGATTTTGAGGTGGGTTGGGTTTCGTTCTCTGAACCCAACCTGCCCATTCTAACTCCAAGTAAAATCCTGTTTTAACAAATCAGAAAGTTCCTGATTGTAAGGTTTGAAATAATCTGTCAGTTGTTGTTCGATTGCTGCTGGTATTTTGCTGTACTCCTCGATCATCGCATTAATGTCATATTCTTTACTTGCGAGCGCACTAAGATCCAAGAAATCTAACACTTCCGAAAAAACCTTGTCGGTATTTGCCTCAAAATCTTCGCTTTTGAGAATTAGCAACTGTTCCCTCGCAAAATAATCGAGCCAATTCCTGATTTGTTCAACATAAATTCCTCGCGACAAATAAGAATAATGTTGGTGGTTGAAACTGTAATAACTTTCATCTGCTTTGATCTTTTCAATTTCACCTTTTAGGCGATCGGGCTCGGAGGCGATCGCCTTTTCAAAATCCAGCTTTTCGCAGCCGATCGCGACTTCTAGATGATAGTTAAGCCAAGCTCGTTTTACCGGGTTTCGCAGCATTACAATTAGCTTAACATCCGGGAAACACTTGTAAACCCGCTCGGCCACCAAAGGATGATAAATATAGTAAGGAGTCATCTCCCACAGCAATACCTTTTCACCGATTACACTGCGAGTCAACTGTTTGTTATACCAATTAACACCGCGCTCAAAATTTAAATCAAAAAAGTGAATGTCCCGGGAACCTTCTTTGATAATTTGCAAGTGATTTTCGAGATGGCTGTATAGAGATTCCGTGCCGCAGTTTTGAGCGCCAATCATTAAAAAGTCAGGTTTTTGCTTATTTTCCAACTGAGTTAAAATCTTGGCGTACCCGGGATTATTCTTATCCAAATCGTAAGTTACAGCGGCTGGTTCGGCTAAATCCAAAAGCGGCATTTTGCCCTCAAATTCCCAGCGGTACGGCGGACAAAGAATCGTTTTTTGGTTTACAGTCGATCGCACGTACAGCGGATAAAGGTGCCAATGATAATCGTAGGCGTAGGCCAAACTCTTCTCGTAAACCCCAGCATTCACGTAATACTGACCGTTGCCTAAATCCAGCCTGTCTACGTGCAGGCGGATTGTGCCTTTCCCTTCCGCCAGCGGCAGCAATCTGCCCATTTGATTAGTATTAGTCTCAAAACAACTTTGACCGTCTTCCCGGCTGATTGTCACGCCAAAAATAGCAGCATAAATTGGCTTCGGGACAGAATAATGAATTTCCACAGTAATAGGATCGCCACTGTTTATCTCATCATCCGGCAACACTTTAACATCCGTAATTTCTACTTCCAAAGAACCGAAGCGATTGTCATTGATTCGCAGTTGCGAACCCGTACTCGTCACTTCAGGAGGACGGATGGGAGTGGGTTTTTCGGTGGCTGGGCGCATTTCCGACAAATACTGACCGACTACCACTTCCGGTTCCCCGTAAGCCACGATTTCACCTGATTTCAGCCACAAAGCCCGATCGCACATTTTCTGAATTTGCATCGCGTTGTGAGAAATCAAAACAATCGCACATCCTTGACTTTTAAACTCCGAGATTCTGTTCAAACATTTAGTTTGAAAAGCCACATCACCAACCGACAAATGTTCATCAACTAACAGCACTTCTGGATCGGTGTGCACCGCCACCGAAAAAGCCAGCCGCATTTGCATCCCGGTACTGTAAGTCCGCATCGGACTCTCAATAAACTGTTGCAATTCCGCAAATTCAACAATATCATCAAACCGGCGCGCCGCTTCCCGACGAGTCAAACCGGCCACCACCGCACCCACAAACACATTTTCTCTGCCCGTTAAATCCGAGTGAAAACCCGCACCCAAATCCAATAAACCGCCAATTCTGCCATTAACTTCAATAGTTCCTTCTTGAGCGTGACCGATACCGCCAATAAGTTGCAGCAGCGTCGATTTTCCCGCGCCATTCTTGCCGAGAATTCCCAGCATTTCCCCGGGAGAAACAGTGAAATTGATATCCCGCAGTGCCCAAAAACGCGCCTGCGGTTTCATCTGCCGAAAACCCGCCAAAGCGGCCTGCATAATCGTATAAGGTCGATCGGCAGAGTAGCGATTGAAACGTTTCCCCAAACCCTTGACAACAATAGCTGGACGCATTTACAATTCCTCCACAAAAGTATTGCTTTGCCGTCTAAAAATTCCCAGTCCGATCGGCAAAAGAGCAGCCACAACCAAGCTAACAATTAACAGCGCCAGCCAATCCGGCTGCGTACCTTTGAGCAGTATGGCGCGGTAAGCTCCCAGCAGTGGCACCATAGGATTTAACTGATAAATAGGCTGAAATTGTTTCGGGACGCTGTTGAGGTCGTAGAAAATCGGAGTCAGGTAAAACAGCATCTGCAAAACTACGCCCAAAGTGTGCTGAGTATCGCGAAAAGTCACATTTAAAGCGGCGAGGGGATAAGCCAAACTGACTGTCAAAATAAACTGAATAACCATCAGCAGCGGCAACACAAACAGCACTAAACTCGGCTGAACGCCATCAATTGCCAGAAAGATAATTAACACCGGCAAAGCTAACAGAAAGTGAATTAGCCCCGTCATAGTCGTGACTACCGGCAAAATTGCCGTGGGGAAATTCGGCTGTCTGATTAGCGCTTTATTGTTGGTAATTAATCCCGTTGCTTGAAATAATGCGGTTTGAGACCAACTCCAGATTAACAAACCGCTGAAAGCAAAGGAAGAAAATTGCGGAATGTTAATCGGTACAACAGAGCGAAATACAAAGGAAAATACAGCTAACTGCAACAGCGGATTGATTAAAGTCCAAGCAATCCCCAAAGTCGATCGCTTGTAAAGTAATTTTATATCGCGATCGACCAACACCCGCAGCAAATCGAAGAAATGAGCGATTTTGCGC of Oscillatoria nigro-viridis PCC 7112 contains these proteins:
- the dxs gene encoding 1-deoxy-D-xylulose-5-phosphate synthase, encoding MHLSELTHPNQLHGLSIHQLEQIARQIREKHLETVAASGGHLGPGLGVVELTLALYQTLDLDRDKVTWDVGHQAYPHKLITGRYNQFHTLRQKDGVAGYLKRCESKFDHFGAGHASTSISAALGMAMARDLKGENFKTVAVIGDGALTGGMALEAINHAGHMPKTNLLVVLNDNEMSISPNVGAITRYLNKMRLSPPVQFLKDNLEEQFKHIPFVGETFTPEMERLKEGMKRLAVSKVGAVIEELGFTYMGPVDGHNLEELIATFKQAHTIQGPVLVHVVTVKGKGYAIAEKDQVGYHAQNPFNLATGKGLPSTKPKPPAYSKVFAHALVKLAENNPKIVGITAAMATGTGLDKLQEKLPKQYIDVGIAEQHAVTLSAGLACEGMRPVVAIYSTFVQRGYDQIIHDVCIQNLPVFFCLDRAGIVGADGPTHQGMYDISFLRCLPNMTIMAPKDEAELQRMVVTGINHTSGPIAMRYPRGNGYGVPLMEEGWEEVPIGKAEILRNGDDLLILGYGSMVYPAMQTAEILSEHGIEATVINARFVKPLDTELILPLAQRIGKVVTMEEGCLMGGFGSAVAEALLDNNVVVPVMRLGVPDTLVDHATPEQSFASLGLNPSQMCDRILATFSRKQSPVSV
- a CDS encoding calcium-binding protein, giving the protein MENTFNLTPNPDNFTVPPGLMVQFPGGVLALEGNDQIRGSLESEIINGNAGQDILFGSDGNDNLQGGRDEDDLYGEVGRDSLIGGLGDDYIAGGDGDDILNGGRGDDFLDGGAGNDTLSGDLGYTLYKGGTGSDVFVLRTDIVLGDPKRNPNSSVQAWDIILDFENSLDRIGLTNGLTEANVRLTTYSVPLQNIRLVSGRFPQESKISLADLDPDRNGSYDATTIQIASNGQILGRVLNVTPSDQEFQRWYPPRDRSVESIPNLKSKILKKEHLSRASQSKI
- a CDS encoding NAD(P)/FAD-dependent oxidoreductase, giving the protein MNLKSVDIVIVGAGPAGGHCARILAQSGHKVLLAEQNDNFYKNDFSSAATPLETLAKFDLPESVIGSFWHKLTIETSKVSQTWESPESLGVVLNFAKFRAFLASEVERFGGEVWLGYRYTGHSQSKGETTVEFKQLSDGQIIKVSTKVLVDATGFARAIMYEKENDKPDFLSGTGIEYLIEVEPEVYAKYSGDLILFVGDKWMPKGYSWIFPMEQNRLKVGAGRIFLEQKTLRHLSPLKKYIDLLIDEYLKSKNYKILDKHGSMLKYSRGLKDIYYKDNIIAIGDSVSTVNFLGGEGIRHGMDGAQIAGKYIQRYLEGKISDFRDYETEMHRKFDRKWHISERLAVRKYIDDVNDELTDKIISYLKYMKTEEVMDILFYYKFEKISRGLGGYLQRKIKELIKKFHW
- a CDS encoding sulfotransferase, with amino-acid sequence MKRIFLLGSPRSGTTILQSLLAAHPEVISFPESKFFHYLLYDQFAGKLPGRMEAFFKDEIKRPELLKDFDDSQTVEAKASWFVRVLDGLAAEQKKSIWLEKTPEHIYFIDDIERFLPDAKFIHILRNGMDTIASMYEATRSFNELWGAGWDLNHCINRWEHAMLTSHKYINKSHHILVQYEELLDNKTQILGEICNFMGIEYDGTMLVNYQEKAAKLSLNLPWHKGIERDVKSSNVHKYHKIFTRNEIRYILEKIQRVKGEIAWKVAVEVSEPISDIYALQICDRLSCTIQLEGIKLGIIELPICDGMVAAAVLADAVAAQFAWQILDRFFQRNRCEKGNKLWENLLEPFHPKHDWTLFLQELWGRPHWHLEDFYKPEIADEVPTITLEKDLIAVEVSEEFANIKVELSEIDVLVKVGGVAVGIVTVAVENNFVSAQKLRSTITRNMGFELCVAAVREALMGKPLNGKQWLRSRLASCARQRSNLPDWLNAPGAGGIYPQNAVMFGRRSGAIGTSVSRRASLPAAALQEIESAAAIAGEPTMQIPQENEFPKQVFYAPEIICSKSSYREVSHSVKPQLLDNHSVTQKLPILSYRRISPDGLDAVTPQIFEQQLHNLKNLGYYSASWENWRSAKLAKTPLPGKAVLMTFDGGYLDFFQYAWPLLKRFDFTATVFLVAESIGKTNSWEKAEFEEVPLMGWPEILQLRDAGIEFGSMSATHQPLTALSPTEIVREAAKSRAILERGLEKSVKCFAYPYGDVDPIVAHLIGASGYTFGVSYTLNFSSFDDSLLSLPRIQVTAENALKLA
- a CDS encoding Wzt carbohydrate-binding domain-containing protein, which translates into the protein MRPAIVVKGLGKRFNRYSADRPYTIMQAALAGFRQMKPQARFWALRDINFTVSPGEMLGILGKNGAGKSTLLQLIGGIGHAQEGTIEVNGRIGGLLDLGAGFHSDLTGRENVFVGAVVAGLTRREAARRFDDIVEFAELQQFIESPMRTYSTGMQMRLAFSVAVHTDPEVLLVDEHLSVGDVAFQTKCLNRISEFKSQGCAIVLISHNAMQIQKMCDRALWLKSGEIVAYGEPEVVVGQYLSEMRPATEKPTPIRPPEVTSTGSQLRINDNRFGSLEVEITDVKVLPDDEINSGDPITVEIHYSVPKPIYAAIFGVTISREDGQSCFETNTNQMGRLLPLAEGKGTIRLHVDRLDLGNGQYYVNAGVYEKSLAYAYDYHWHLYPLYVRSTVNQKTILCPPYRWEFEGKMPLLDLAEPAAVTYDLDKNNPGYAKILTQLENKQKPDFLMIGAQNCGTESLYSHLENHLQIIKEGSRDIHFFDLNFERGVNWYNKQLTRSVIGEKVLLWEMTPYYIYHPLVAERVYKCFPDVKLIVMLRNPVKRAWLNYHLEVAIGCEKLDFEKAIASEPDRLKGEIEKIKADESYYSFNHQHYSYLSRGIYVEQIRNWLDYFAREQLLILKSEDFEANTDKVFSEVLDFLDLSALASKEYDINAMIEEYSKIPAAIEQQLTDYFKPYNQELSDLLKQDFTWS
- a CDS encoding ABC transporter permease is translated as MRSVPRLVDRRKIAHFFDLLRVLVDRDIKLLYKRSTLGIAWTLINPLLQLAVFSFVFRSVVPINIPQFSSFAFSGLLIWSWSQTALFQATGLITNNKALIRQPNFPTAILPVVTTMTGLIHFLLALPVLIIFLAIDGVQPSLVLFVLPLLMVIQFILTVSLAYPLAALNVTFRDTQHTLGVVLQMLFYLTPIFYDLNSVPKQFQPIYQLNPMVPLLGAYRAILLKGTQPDWLALLIVSLVVAALLPIGLGIFRRQSNTFVEEL